TTATCCAAAGTAATCAGGATTTTTTGCTTCTGAACTAATTTCTTCAAGCGTAAATGGATGGATAAATGCCAGCTTCTTCGCGTGAAGCGTCTGGTGCTTAAAGTCCTTCACAAGTGAACCGTAAAGCCTGTCGCCAGCAATTGGATGACCAATATAGGAGAGATGCACCCTGATCTGGTGAGTGCGTCCTGTTTCAAGGTTCAATTCAACTAATGACAGGTTCTTTTCCGCATTATAAGAAATCAGCTGATAGTGTGTAACAGCCTTTTGTCCGCCAGGGGATACACGCCTTCTGACAGGATGATGGCGGTCTTTTCCAATCGGTTCACTGATTGTTCCGTGCGGCTTCATTTTCCCTGAAGCAAGTGCATGGTATGTCCGCTTAATCATTCTCTTTTCTAGCATCTGATCAAGCAGCGGCTTAATAGCTGGATGCTTTGCAAATAGAATAGCGCCTGTTGTATCGCGGTCAAGTCTGTGAATTGGCTGTGCATAGCCTGTGTGGTCTGCTGAAAGTAAGTAATGAACAACAGCGTTTTGCAGCGTCTGTTGATCTGATTCATCGTTTGGATGTGTATCAATGCCTGCAGGTTTATTCACAATCAGCATATGCTCATCTTCATATAATACTTCTATTGGATAAGCCCATTCAGCAGCGGAAGTTGAAGCTTCATAAGCTATAGTTATCACGTCATCTTCACTCACGGGGTCTTTCCACGGCTTCAGTTCTCCATTAATTAAGATGCTTTTATCCATTCTCCATTGATGAATCGTCTTCTTACTAAAAGCAAACTGATCTTTCAATAATGTATCCAGCGGCTTTCCGTGCCAATTAGAATGAATCCGGATTGAAAAATAAGATGTCATGATGAAATCCTCCATTCAGCTAAAAAAATACCGGGAAATCAGCAGCTGTGATCCCCCGGCAGATATATATTTATTCACCTGTTACGTTACGCTCAAAAAATGCTCTGTAGTCTTCTTCAGTAGCAGCGCCAACAATACCATCTACAGCTTCACCATCTTCATAGTGAACCAGTGTAGGTGTTGACTGAATACCATATTCGTTCCATGAATTATCAAACTCAAGTAAATTATGCTGAAGTAAATCAACATTCATTTCTTCTGCGAGTGGAGCCAATATAGGTGTTGTCTGCTGACAATATTGACATGTCGGGCTGAAGAAATAAACAGTAGTCGGTTCACCACTTGAAATTCGTTCCTCTAAATCTTCAGGTACGATCTGGTTCTGATAATTTTCATCATCCAGCAGGTCAATTGTTGCCTGGTTCAGATCATCTTTCCCGTAAGGATTTCCTTCAGTTGCTGTTGAGTTCTGCATATTTGTGATCAGTACAATGGCTGCGAAAATCAGCACAATGACACCGCCGAAAATTAAAACTTTTTTCATGATTGTGTTGCTCCTTTCGATTGCTTAAGAATGACTAGACTTGTAACAAAAATAATCGTGAAGGCAGTCAACGCCAAAAATGGTATCGTGATAAATCCTGCCCAGTTAATATATTCGCCTGTACATGGCACTCTGCCGCATGCAGGTGCAGAAGCCGACAAGGCATCAATCTTTTGAATACTGTAATGATAAATCGATATACATCCGCCAATTCCTGAAAGTACAGCAGAATAAAGGGCAGCTTTCGCATCTTTTCTAATGATCGCAATGAGTAAAATGATTACGATCGGGTACATAAAAATGCGCTGATACCAGCACAGCTCACAAGGCTCAAATCCTCTGATCTCTGAGAAATACAATGATCCCATTGTAGCAGTAAAAGCGGCAGCCCATGCAGCAAAAAGCAGGTTTTCTATCTTTTTGGTCATCATGACGCCTCATTTCGCTTGAAAATATATTGTCATTGACGATTGTAAAATTAAACTGGCAATAATACAAGCTTAGAAAATCTGTCGCCTGAAGAAAACAGGTTGAATATGTCTAAAATTTGGCGTGACGATACTTACAGCTGTTATTATTATATATTGGGTTTATAATTAAAAGTAACGATGCATTTGAGGAGTGAAAGTATGTCTGAAAAACTGGATTTGTCCCAATTTGAGAAAAAGATGATCATTCGTAAAATGATTCATGCTGATATAGATAAGATTATTCATATGCAAAAGCTCTGTTTCCCGGGTATGCAGCCTTGGAAGACAGAACACCTTGAGAGTCATCTGGATATGTTCCCTGATGGTCAGCTGGTTGCTGAGCTTGATGGCGATATCATCGGCTCATGCTCGAGTCTGATTATTAACTTTGATGAGTACGATGACCGCCATACGTGGGATGATGTTACGGATGAAGGCTATATCACGAACCATAACCCTGACGGATATAACCTTTACGGCATTGAAGTGATGGTTCACCCTGATTTTCGCCGGATGAAAGTCGGCCACAGATTGTATGAAGCAAGAAGAGAGTTAGCAAGGGAATTCAACCTGAAAAGTATTATTATCGGCGGCAGAATTCCAAACTATCATAAATACGCAGGTGAAATGTCGCCGCGTGAATATGTTGATTCTGTTCAGATGCATAAAATTTATGATCCGGTACTGTCATTCCAGCTGATCAACGGTTTTACACTGATGCGGATTAACCCGAATTATCTGCCGGATGATAAGCAGTCAAATAAATATGCCACGCTGATGGAATGGAATAATGTAGACTACCGTCCAAAAACCAAGAGACACTTTAAGACGAGTCATCCTGTGAGAATCTGTGTTGTGCAGTACATGATGCGTCAGATCGATTCATTTACTGACTTTGCAAATCAGGTGGAATACTTTACGGATGTCGCATCTGATGCACAATCAGACTTTGTTGTGTTCCCTGAGATTTTCACTACACAGCTCATGTCATTCCTGAATGAAAAGTCTCCGAGTATGGCTGTTAGAAAGCTGACGGATTACACGGAAGAGTACATCGAACTCTTCACAGATCTTGCAGTTCGATACAATGTTAATATCATCGGCGGCTCTCACTTTGTGAAAGAGGAAGATGATGAGATTTATAACATCGCTTATCTATTTAGAAGAGACGGCACGATTGAGAAGCAGTATAAACTTCATATTACTCCGAACGAACGCAAATGGTGGGGGATCAGCCCTGGGGACACAGTCAGAGTCTTTGATACAGACTGCGGTAAAATTGCAATCCAGATCTGTTATGACATTGAATTCCCTGAGCTTGCCCGTATTGCGACAGATATGGGTGCTAAAATCATTTTCACACCGTTCTGTACAGAAGATCGTCAGGGTTACCTGCGCGTCAGATACTGTTCACAGGCACGTGCGGTTGAAAATCAGATTTATACAGTGATTTCAGGAACAGTCGGCAACCTGCCTGAGACTGAAAATATGGATATCCAGTACGCTCAATCAGCGATTTTTGCACCGTCTGACTTTGAATTTGCGCGTGACGGTATTGTCGGTGAGACAGATCCTAACCTTGAAATGGTGATGATCGGGGATGTCGACCTTGAGATTCTCCGCCGTCAGCGTCAGGGTGGAACCGTGCGCCAGCTGAAAGACCGCAGACATGATATCTATTCGATCAATTACAAAAAATAATCACTTGTGATTCAAAAGCGATCATATTTACAGAGGGTGAGACGATATTGTCCCACCCTCTGATTTTTAGAGAGTTCTTTTCAGATTTTTCAATATTCAACAGTCTGAGGGCGTGCTACAATAGTAAAAAGCCAAAACGGAGGGGATTTTATGAGCGTACAGAACACGTATAACAAATGGATAACTTTTGAAGGGCTGGATCAGGAGCTGCATGCAGAACTCGCAGCAATGAAAGGCAATGATAAAGCGATTGAAGATTCATTTTATAAAAACCTTGAGTTCGGTACAGGCGGTATGCGCGGTGAAATTGGTGCCGGTACGAATAAGATGAACATTTATACAGTCCGTAAAGCAGCAGAAGGACTGGCGAAGTACATAGAAAAAAATGGAGAAGAAGCAAAACAGCAGGGTGTTGTTCTTGCTTATGACTGCCGCAGAAAGTCGCCTGAGTTTTCCATGGAAATTGCCCGCACACTTGCCACACACGGTATTAAAACATATGTATTTGAATCACTCAGATCAACACCTGAATTATCTTTTGCCGTACGTCACCTCGGCACATTCATGGGCGGAATGACAACTGCAAGCCACAACCCTCCTGAATATAATGGATTCAAAGTATATGGTGCAGACGGTGCCCAGCTGAATCTGAAGGATGCAGATGATGTGATTGATGAGATCAACCTGATTGAAAATGAACTGGATATTCAGGTGAAACCGGTTGAAGATTTAAAATCTCAAGGCCTGATTGAAATTGTCGGTGCAGATGTGGATGATGCCTATGCAGAGCATCTGATCACCGTATCTGAAAAGCCTCAAATGGCAAAAGAATCTGACCTTAAAGTTGTTTTCTCACCACTACACGGTGCTTCTAATGTAATGGTTCAGCGCGGACTAAAGGCGCTAGGATATGATGTACACGTTGTTGCAGAACAGGAACAGCCGGATTCTGAATTCCCAACGCTTAAATCTCCAAACCCTGAGGAACCGGGTGCGTTTGAGCTTGCAATCAGTGATGGTAAAAAAGTCAATGCAGATCTGTTAATTACAGCTGACCCGGATGGTGACCGGCTAGGACTTGCAGTACAGGGGCCAAACGGCGAGTATACACTTTTGACAGGAAATCAGACTGGCGCTATTTTACTTGATTACCTGCTTGCCCGTAAAAAGGAAAAGGGACATATGCCTGAAAATGGCCGCGTATTCAAAACGATCGTAACTTCAGAAATCGGCAGAAAAGTAGCTGAACATTATGGTGCTTCAGTTGAGGATGTACTAACAGGCTTTAAATTTATCGGTGAAAAGATTAAAAATTACCAGGCGTCAGGTGAATATGAATTCCTCTTTGGTTATGAAGAGAGCTACGGATATCTGGTAAAAGATTTTGCACGCGATAAAGATGCCATTCAAGCAGCACTTCTCGCTACAGAAGCAGCAGCTTATCACAAAGCTGAAGGCAAAACGCTTTATGAAGTGTTACTTGCGATCTATGAGCAGCACGGCTATTACAAAGAAGACCTTGAATCGATCACAATGAAAGGGAAGGATGGTGCTGAAAAGATTCAGTCACTACTGACTTCTCTCAGAAAAACGCCGCTTGAAGAAGTTGCGGGATTATCAGTAGAAGCGCAGGAGGATTACCTGACTTCACTACGCCGTCATTCAAAAGAAGGTGCAGAGTATAAAATTAACCTGCCGGCTTCTAACGTATTAAAATACTTCCTTGAAGACGGTTCATGGGTATGTGTCAGACCAAGCGGCACAGAGCCGAAAATCAAATTCTATTTCAGCGTAGTCGGCTCTTCACTTGAAGACAGCGAAGACAAGCTTGAAAGCATTAAGCAGTCCTTTATGGAGAAGATTAAGGCTGAATTAAACTAAATCTGGATTATGATAAAAAGCTGACACAGTTTATTTTGTGTCAGCTTTTTAACCGTTCCGCTGCGCTTAAGTGTTTACTTGAAATGGTGTTCGCAAGTCAACAATAGCTCTCTTTATGATTGGTTTCATTTAAACTCAATATTGTTTTTGCACAGCTGTTGATTGTAGCGGATAAGGCGACTCCCTGCACAAAACGGCGTCCCTGCGGAAAGCGCCATCTGAAGCGACAAATAACAGCCAACTTTAACCAAGCCTTATGATTTTCAGCCTTTTGACTGAACAGGAAATATTAGTACGCTTACAGTCTATGACTTATAATAAAAGCAATAGAAACAGGCGGTGAGACAATGAATGATCCATCACATGTAACGATCCTGAAAGAGATTGCTGAACTTTTGAATGAAGAAACTGAACTTGAATCTATGCTTCAGGGGTCTCTGGAAAAATTCCTTGAAGGTACAGATTTTCATACGGGATGGGTCTTTTTTATAGAGGAGAACGGTAAGCATGCATTAATTGCTCATGAAAATCTTCCTGATATTCTGACTGAACAGGATTGCTTTTATATGAAAACGGGGGGCTGCTGGTGTGTGAACCGTTTCCGGCAGGGGCGTCTTAGAAAGGCCTCGAATATTATTGAGTGCAAAAGAATTACGGAAGCGATCGACAGAAGTAAAGTAAATCCTGAGGGCATTACGCATCACGCAACGGTTCCACTGCAGTCAGGAAATGAACGCTTCGGTTTGTTAAATGTTGCGACTCCGGGAAGACGTGAATTTGAAGCGCATGAGCTTGCGCTGCTTGAATCAGTTGCTTTCCAGATCGGATCGGCTATCAAGCGGATTCAGCTGACTAAAAAAGAGCAGGAGGTCGCACTGATGCAGGAGCGTAACCGGCTCGCGCGTGATCTTCATGATTCTGTGAACCAGCTGCTTTTTTCAATGACGCTGACTGCAAGAGGCGGCGCTGAAATGTCAGAGGATGCAGATGTGAAAGAAACCTTTCACGGGCTTCAATCTCTGGCTCAGGAAGCACTGACTGAGATGAGGGCACTGATCTGGCAGCTTCGTCCAAAAGGGATGGAAGGCGGACTCACTGAGGCACTGAATGGATTTGCTGAGATGCTTGGGTTAAAAGCAACCATTAAAATCGAAGGTGTACTGAATCTCCCTTCAAAAGTGGAAGAGACTATTTTCAGAATCGCACAGGAAGCGATCACAAATTGTAAGAGACATGCAGGGGCAGATGAGATTTATATCTGGATCGATGCAGCATCAGATAAAATTGACATGACTATCAGAGATTTTGGAAGAGGTTTTTATCCGGATCATGTGGAAAAGCTTCCATCAGTCGGCCTCTCAAGCATGAAAGAACGGACAAGGCTGCTAAACGGGGAATTTTCACTTAAGAGCCATCCGGCTGAGGGTACGCAGATTAAGATTACATTGCCTTACTAGGAGGTGCAGTGATGTCGATAAAATTATTAATTGCTGATGACCATCACGTTGTTAGAAGAGGACTTGTGTTCTTTTTAAAAACACAGAAAGATATTGAAATTGTCGGAGAAGCTAAAAACGGCGTGGAGGCAGTAGCGATGGTGAAGAAGTTCCAGCCGGATGTTGTGCTGATGGATCTTGTGATGCCTGAAATGGACGGGATTGAAGCGACCAGAGAGATCAAACGGGCGCTTCCTTCTACTGAAATTATGATGCTCACAAGCTTTTCAGATCAGGATCATGTTGTGCCAGCCATTGAAGCAGGAGCGGCAGGGTATCAGTTAAAGGATATTGAGCCTGATGAGCTTGCGGATTCAATCCGCAAACTGATGAACGGAGAGAATACCCTGCACCCGAAAGCAACGAGTCACCTGATGACACGCGTTAATCAGGATGAACCATCACCTCATGAGGTTCACCAGCTGACAAGAAGAGAGCGGGATGTGCTGCTTGAGCTTGCTAAAGGTAAAAGCAATAAGGAAATAGCCTCTTCACTTTTTATTACTGAAAAAACGGTTAAGACTCATATATCAAACCTTTTTTCAAAGCTTGAAGTATCTGACCGTACACAGGCTGCTTTATATGCAGTGAAGCACGGTCTGGCTTCACCTGAGCGGAAATTTTAAAAAACTGTGCAGCTGCACAGTTTTTTTTGTGTAGAGTTCAGATCAGGCACGGTTGATTATTTTACCGTAATAGTGGGTAACATCAAAGAAAGACAGGAGGAATGTGAAGTGAAAGCACTACTGTTAAAAGATAAAGGACAATGGCGCGATATGAAAGTTGAAGAAACAGATCAGCCTGTGCCAGCTGAGGATGAAGTACTGGTAAAAGTGAAAGCAGCGGGACTTAACCCTGTTGATTATAAAACAGGTGAAGGCGGTTCGCCGGCCTGGGAGTATCCGCATATACTCGGACTGGATGCAGCTGGTGATATCGTAGAGACGGATGCTTCTGTCCATGATTTACATGAAGGTGACCGCGTTGTCTTTTTAGCTGATATGGCTAAAAGAGGTGCATTTGCTGAATATGCCATTGCGAAAGCTCATACTGTATCAAAGCTTCCTGAAGACGTATCTTATACAGATGCTGCAGCACTTCCGGTTGCGGCTTATACAGCTTATCAGGCGCTGTTTTACAAGCTTCATATCCAAAAGAATAAGTCGATTCTGATTCATGCAGGTGCAGGCGGAGTAGGCGGATTTGCGATACAGCTGGCTAAATACGCCGGTCTCACTGTCATTACAACTGCATCAGAAGAGAATCATGACCATGTGCAACAGCTCGGTGCAGACTTTGCGATCGATTATAATCAAGACGATTTTGTAGAAAAAACAAAGGAATTTACAAATGGTTTAGGCGTGAATTACGTGCTTGATACAGTTGGAAGAGACAATGCAACAAAATCATTAAAGGCACTTGCCTATAATGGCCAAATCGCATTTATTGCAGGACAGCCTGAGATGAATGACTCGATTTCATTTGCCCATCCGATTTCATTTCATCATGTAGCATTAGGCAGTGTGTTCCAGTCTGGAAATCATGAAGAGGAAGAGACACTGAAAGCAATTGGTGATCATCTTGTTGAACTCCTCTCAAAAGGAGAAATCAAGAGCCTGGTTGAGCAAGTGATTTCACTTGAAGAAGTGCCAAAAGGACTTGAGCAGCTCGAAACGAGAAAAGTTAAAGGAAAGATTGTCGCAGAAATCGACTGAAAACAGAGGTGGAAGCATATGCTTTCACCTCTGTTTTTTTAATCGTCGAGCTCCATATCCAGAATCTCACCTGTCACAGCATCAATATCAAATTCAGCTTCACGATCTCCATTTTTTAATTCAATTTCATAAATCATTCTGTCGTCATCATCATCAAGTTCAATTTCTTCAAGTTTGCCATTGAATTCAGCTGTTGCAATATCAAGTGCTTCCTGCTGGGTCAAGAGATTATCTGCAGGCCTGACATCATCTCTGTCGTCATCGTCATCATCGTCCCAGTCGGTTTTACTTCTCAGCACTTCTCCTGTCACAGCATCCATATCAAGATCAACATCTTCAGATCCGTTGTCAATATCAATATCATAAACCATTCGGCCGTTCTCACGTTCAAGCTCAATACTCTCTACAACACCTTCAAACTGTGCCAGCGCTTTTTCCTTTGCTTCCTCAAAAGATAGAAGTGTTTCTTCTGCCTGACTTCCTGAAGGGGTCGACTGCACGGTTTCTGTCCGGTCATCATCAGTTGATCGTTCAGCAACTTCAGTATTTCCATCCTGAATACCGACTGTTTTAAATTGATCAGCTACTGCATTTGCGCCAAACACCCCTCCGAGAATGACTGCTCCAGCGAGGGTACTAATTAACTTTTTGTTCATGTGTAACGCCTCCTTGTGTTGTTCTTGATTTCATCTTACCCGCGTAACCTTAGAGGATAAGGGGAGCATCATTAGAAATTAATGAGAATGAGCATTTCATATAAAGAATAGAGTATAAGAAGGAGGCGACCTGAATGGAATCAAATGAATTAGCCAGTACAATCAGTGAAGTAACAGAGATTGCCAAGGGGTTTGGTCTCGATTTTTATCCAATGCGTTATGAGATCTGTCCTGCATCCGTGATCTATACTTTTGGAGCTTACGGAATGCCATCACGCTTTTCGCATTGGAGCTTTGGTAGACTTTGAGGCGGTAAGAGATGAACTTGTCCAATCCAGGGTGAATGGCGGGTTCCCGTGTCTTTACGTTGAAGACGGCGATTATTTGAAAAATGGCGAGCTATATATCCGTCATGCTTATGAGGGAACAGAGCTTGATGTGCAGTACCTTGAGAAGGTTATGCATTACATTTACCAGCTGTGGGGAAGAACTGTTCATTTCGAAACGGTATTAAATCAAAAAACTTTTTTGTTTACATGCAGCGGTCGCGGGGTATATAATAAACAGGTTGAATATACAACTTGAGCAGATCAGTTGAATTGATCTGTTTTTTCATTTAATATTGCTCTGTATTCGAGATAATTAAGAATATGACTTTCGTAAACAGTAATAATTTTTTAAGAAAAGGAGTTTTTTACATCATGAGAGTATTAGTCGTAAAAGCAAACAATCGTCCATCAGATCAATCAGTTTCTGCTAAAATGCATGATCTGTTCCTTGAGGAAATTAAGGATAATGAAGAAATTACAATCGACCATGTTGATCTATATAATGAAGAACTGCCATATATCGGTCAGGACTTCCTGGCAGCACAATTCAAATCAGCAGAAAGTGCGCCATTATCAGACGCAGAAAGCAAAGTACTGACAATTGCAAACAGCCATCTTGACCGCTTTAAGCAGGCAGATGTTGTGGTATTTGCATTCCCACTGTGGAACTTTACAGTACCTGCAGTGCTTCACACGTATATGGATTACCTGTTCCGCGCAGGAGAAACGTTCCGATATACTGCTGAAGGTCCTCAAGGGTTAATGGGAGACAAGCGTGCGATCCTGTTGAATGCAAGAGGCGGAGATTACTCAGCGCCGGCAATGCAGGGAGCTGAAATGAGTGTAAACTTCATTAAAAACGCTCTAGGATTCTTCGGTATCCAGCAGCAGACTGATGTGATCATTGAAGGTCACAATCAGTACGTGGACCGTTCTGAAGAGATCAAAGAAGAAGGCTTTAAGCGCACAGTTGAAGCTGCAAAAGATTTAAGCGCAGTCGCTGCCAGGTAACGCAATGACAGTTCCGCACCTTTGCGGAACTGTTTTTTTAATTTCAGTACGTTATGATGTAAGTGACAAGGGGTGATATACGAATGAGTTATGTTCGCAATTTAAGAGAAAAGATTGGGCATGATCCTGTTAACCTGGTTGGCGTAACAGCGCTTGCATTTAATGAGTCAGGTAATATCCTGCTGCAGCAAAGACCGGATGGCGTGTGGGGGCTGCCGGGTGGATTAATCGAACTTGGAGAATCAACAGAGCAGGCTGTCAGAAGAGAAGTGAAAGAAGAAACAGGAATAGAAGTGGGTTCACTTGAACTAATTACAGTGTTATCGGGTGAAGACTATCACGTGAAACTGCCGAACGGAGACGAATTTTTTGCGATTACAGTCGTCTATTACACAAAAGACGTTACAGGTGAACCTGAAGCTGATGGAATTGAAACGATTGAAACAGACTTCTTCCCACCGAATGAATTACCGGAAGGCACTAGTCCAAGGATTAAAAAAATGCTGAGAGATTCTGCAGATCAGCTATCGGATTTCGGTAAGAAGGAACAATAAAAAGCCTTCCGGAACAGATCCGGAAGGCTTCTTTTATAAAAACATATGTAGCATGACTGCGCCAATTCCAATTCCTAAAATCAAGTAATTATGAATACCGCCGGGCTTTTCCTCACGTGACGAAACCTCTTCCAAACGCTGAAGCAACTGATCCATCTTCATTAAGATCCACTCCATTCAGTTAACGGTACCTTTATTATATACAATCAAGAAAGCGCTTTCAAATTAATCTGAATATTTTGTGAAATGAAGAAGAATTAGGGCAAATAGAATACTGTTTTAATTAAAAGCTTTTCATTTCCACTCCAGTGCAGCGGAACGGTAAAAAGGTGAGACAACTTGTGTCCCACCCTCTATAACTGTTTAGCTATTCTCAGTTTATATATATTTATTAAAATCAATGTCCTGACATTTTCGCATCAGGCTGATCGTATACAGAAAGCTGATCAACAAGATCATTACTTTCTTTATTCAAGCCGGTCAGCTTCACTTTAGCACCGTTCTGCTGGATCTTGATCGCAACTTTATCAACAGCATTAATCGCTGAATCATCCCATAGATGGGCTTTCGTAAAGTCAATGATCACTGTGTCCATACCTTGCGGATCAAAATCAATTGCTGATACAAAGTCAGTTACAGAAGCAAAGAAGATCTGTCCTTCAACGCGATACGTTATACGAGAGGCTGCTTCATCAATTTCTCTCTCAATGTGTACTTTTGAAATTTTCGAAGCAAAGAAGATTGCACTTAACAGCACACCTGCAAGTACGCCAATTGATAAGTCATGTGTAATGACAACAGTGGCAACTGTTACGATCATCACAGCTGCATCTGATCTCGGCACTTTATGAAGACGTGTAAGGGATCCCCAGTCAAATGTACCGATCGATACCATAATCATGACACCTACAAGTACAGCCATCGGAATCTGAACAACAACATCTGTTAAAATCATGATCAGACCAAGTAATACAGCACCTGCTGTAAATGATGATAGACGTCCCCGGCCGCCTGATTTTACGTTAATGACAGCCTGTCCGATCATCGCGCAGCCCGCCATTCCACCGAAGCAGCCTGTGATCATATTTGCAATCCCCTGACCGCGTGCTTCTTTATTTTTATCACTCGGTGTATCTGTCATATCATCTACAATCTGAGCTGTGAGCAGTGACTCAAGCAACCCGACTACAGCAAGTGAAATCGAATAAGGAAGAATGATCATCAGCGTTTCAAATGTAAACGGAACATTTGGAATCAGGAAAGAAGGGAGGGTCTGAGATATCGTTCCCATATCGCCAACGGTCTTTGTTCCAATGCCTGTCAGCATAACAAATGCTGTCACAACGATAATTGCAATAAGTGGTGATGGAATCGCCTTAAAAAATCTTGGTACGATATAAATAATCGCAAGCGAGACAGCAACAAGTGCATACATGATCCATCCGGCACCCTCAAACTGCTCAAGCTGTGCCATAAAAATCAGAATCGCCAGTGCATTAACAAAGCCGATCATCACTGAATTTGGAATAAAACGCATCAGTTTTCCAAGCTTCAATACACCCATAATCAGCTGAATAAAGCCTGTCAAAATCGTTGCAGCAAATAAATACTGGAGTCCGTGATCCGCAACGAGTGTCACCATCAGAAGTGCCATTGCCCCGGTAGCACCTGAAATCATTCCAGGCCGTCCACCAATAAAAGCAATCACAACAGCAATACAAAAGGCAGCATAAAGTCCAACCATCGGGTCAACACCTGCGATGATTGAAAAGGCAATGGCTTCAGGGATCAATGCAAGGGCCACAAGTGTACCGGACATCAAGTCACCGCGCACGTTACCGAACCATTCCTGTTTATATTTAGTTAAATCCAATTCGAAAATCTCTCCTTTAAATATATTTTTGCGACTTTTCACTCTCAGAAAAGTCAGGTCCGTTTATAACGAGATGAATTATAGCACGTTTGTAGCTTTTGAAAAAATTATATGTAAGCGTTTAAATGATTGTAATTCTAGTGATTGCTGTCATTTTCAAAAGAATACTACAGTAGTTATTTAATTTGTCAAAAACATTTTCACTTGGACAATTAAAAAAGACTGCCCTTAGAGGACAGTCTTCTAACATTAAGATAACTTATAAACTCGCGCTTCATAAGGCTTCAACACAATCGTTGAAGTATCTTCATGCGCTGTTACTGGAAGGTTATTCAGCATCAGATGATCAAAACTTAAAGTGAAG
This region of Jeotgalibacillus malaysiensis genomic DNA includes:
- a CDS encoding thioredoxin, giving the protein MKKVLIFGGVIVLIFAAIVLITNMQNSTATEGNPYGKDDLNQATIDLLDDENYQNQIVPEDLEERISSGEPTTVYFFSPTCQYCQQTTPILAPLAEEMNVDLLQHNLLEFDNSWNEYGIQSTPTLVHYEDGEAVDGIVGAATEEDYRAFFERNVTGE
- a CDS encoding phosphoglucomutase, which produces MSVQNTYNKWITFEGLDQELHAELAAMKGNDKAIEDSFYKNLEFGTGGMRGEIGAGTNKMNIYTVRKAAEGLAKYIEKNGEEAKQQGVVLAYDCRRKSPEFSMEIARTLATHGIKTYVFESLRSTPELSFAVRHLGTFMGGMTTASHNPPEYNGFKVYGADGAQLNLKDADDVIDEINLIENELDIQVKPVEDLKSQGLIEIVGADVDDAYAEHLITVSEKPQMAKESDLKVVFSPLHGASNVMVQRGLKALGYDVHVVAEQEQPDSEFPTLKSPNPEEPGAFELAISDGKKVNADLLITADPDGDRLGLAVQGPNGEYTLLTGNQTGAILLDYLLARKKEKGHMPENGRVFKTIVTSEIGRKVAEHYGASVEDVLTGFKFIGEKIKNYQASGEYEFLFGYEESYGYLVKDFARDKDAIQAALLATEAAAYHKAEGKTLYEVLLAIYEQHGYYKEDLESITMKGKDGAEKIQSLLTSLRKTPLEEVAGLSVEAQEDYLTSLRRHSKEGAEYKINLPASNVLKYFLEDGSWVCVRPSGTEPKIKFYFSVVGSSLEDSEDKLESIKQSFMEKIKAELN
- a CDS encoding dihydroneopterin aldolase gives rise to the protein MMTKKIENLLFAAWAAAFTATMGSLYFSEIRGFEPCELCWYQRIFMYPIVIILLIAIIRKDAKAALYSAVLSGIGGCISIYHYSIQKIDALSASAPACGRVPCTGEYINWAGFITIPFLALTAFTIIFVTSLVILKQSKGATQS
- a CDS encoding LuxR family transcriptional regulator; amino-acid sequence: MSIKLLIADDHHVVRRGLVFFLKTQKDIEIVGEAKNGVEAVAMVKKFQPDVVLMDLVMPEMDGIEATREIKRALPSTEIMMLTSFSDQDHVVPAIEAGAAGYQLKDIEPDELADSIRKLMNGENTLHPKATSHLMTRVNQDEPSPHEVHQLTRRERDVLLELAKGKSNKEIASSLFITEKTVKTHISNLFSKLEVSDRTQAALYAVKHGLASPERKF
- a CDS encoding hydrolase, producing the protein MSEKLDLSQFEKKMIIRKMIHADIDKIIHMQKLCFPGMQPWKTEHLESHLDMFPDGQLVAELDGDIIGSCSSLIINFDEYDDRHTWDDVTDEGYITNHNPDGYNLYGIEVMVHPDFRRMKVGHRLYEARRELAREFNLKSIIIGGRIPNYHKYAGEMSPREYVDSVQMHKIYDPVLSFQLINGFTLMRINPNYLPDDKQSNKYATLMEWNNVDYRPKTKRHFKTSHPVRICVVQYMMRQIDSFTDFANQVEYFTDVASDAQSDFVVFPEIFTTQLMSFLNEKSPSMAVRKLTDYTEEYIELFTDLAVRYNVNIIGGSHFVKEEDDEIYNIAYLFRRDGTIEKQYKLHITPNERKWWGISPGDTVRVFDTDCGKIAIQICYDIEFPELARIATDMGAKIIFTPFCTEDRQGYLRVRYCSQARAVENQIYTVISGTVGNLPETENMDIQYAQSAIFAPSDFEFARDGIVGETDPNLEMVMIGDVDLEILRRQRQGGTVRQLKDRRHDIYSINYKK
- a CDS encoding RNA pseudouridine synthase; this translates as MTSYFSIRIHSNWHGKPLDTLLKDQFAFSKKTIHQWRMDKSILINGELKPWKDPVSEDDVITIAYEASTSAAEWAYPIEVLYEDEHMLIVNKPAGIDTHPNDESDQQTLQNAVVHYLLSADHTGYAQPIHRLDRDTTGAILFAKHPAIKPLLDQMLEKRMIKRTYHALASGKMKPHGTISEPIGKDRHHPVRRRVSPGGQKAVTHYQLISYNAEKNLSLVELNLETGRTHQIRVHLSYIGHPIAGDRLYGSLVKDFKHQTLHAKKLAFIHPFTLEEISSEAKNPDYFG
- a CDS encoding sensor histidine kinase, producing MNDPSHVTILKEIAELLNEETELESMLQGSLEKFLEGTDFHTGWVFFIEENGKHALIAHENLPDILTEQDCFYMKTGGCWCVNRFRQGRLRKASNIIECKRITEAIDRSKVNPEGITHHATVPLQSGNERFGLLNVATPGRREFEAHELALLESVAFQIGSAIKRIQLTKKEQEVALMQERNRLARDLHDSVNQLLFSMTLTARGGAEMSEDADVKETFHGLQSLAQEALTEMRALIWQLRPKGMEGGLTEALNGFAEMLGLKATIKIEGVLNLPSKVEETIFRIAQEAITNCKRHAGADEIYIWIDAASDKIDMTIRDFGRGFYPDHVEKLPSVGLSSMKERTRLLNGEFSLKSHPAEGTQIKITLPY